ACTGTCCTTCTTCAGGGGGTTCCCGGCAGCAGAAGGGATGTAGGCATTACATTTTATTCTGATATCTGCTTAGGTTTGATAAGTATTGTACTTATTAAGCATTGCATTTTACTGTAAGGTTTGCTTGGGCTTAATAAGAATTGTATTGCTTTAGTAAGCGTATTTTATTTTgaggtttgcttaggcttaataagtattgtattttattctaagatttgcttagtaaaatctttaagccttcacccaatttgtgtgcttattgcctccaaataagggaagaaccattgcctcttggcaatacaGACCTCTAAAATcacaacactgaaatttcagatttaaatagctgaaatcaaatttcagattttaaaatcctatgaccatgaatcTTGTAGTGTCCTAATTATAGTGCAAGTTACAAATTAACCCTGCCATACTTTAAATACTTAAAACAGATTTTGCTCAGTTATATCCATGCAATCTTATTGAAATCTGAGGTTGCATGCATGTAGCTGAGCAGAATTTAGCTCAATATGTGCAAAGGCAACAATGTGATTTTGTTATCTGTTCCAAAAATCCCATTAATCTCAAGGGAGGAGGATGTGACCACTGTTTGCTTTCACTGTAGTAAAAAGCTTGGTTGGCAACTTCAGATGAGAAAATTGTTTTTGCAAGCCTTCCACTATAAAAGAAATATTACCtagtttttatttctttgtttaattCAAACTTAGTTTTACTATGTATTTCAGAAATGTGcatcagtttgttcaagaactcctcctaaatgataagagctaggatcgctaaatttggtatgcagcttcttcttataacctaaagcaaggtcatggtttggttgtgccaggacaatgggatatgcctgtaATTTGATTGtatctcataaaatggaaagagaggggtgtgacaggagggacagttatactgcagaatgaccacagagggcagcaagaggccagagatgtGGACCAGAACAGCTATCACCACATTGGgcaagcagggggcaggggtggagaaagggatagcTGTCTAcgatatatttcagagagtttgtctgtgtatcTGTTTGTCCCCCAGGtgtgggacatgcacccctttcCTGGCTGTGACCTCTGGACCTGCAGCGGCTATGGacaggtacttctcacctggtcccaatcTGCTGCACTGAGAGAGGGCTGGGCTCTCACCcagaggcagcctgcatactgaaaccctcatccctagccccgcCCTAGTACAATGATGTaaaggaaggaaaataaaatttccttgagttaaggatccaaggaataccagataaatcttctaatGGGTTATGTATACAACCTAGAATGTTACTAATGTTTTTCAGCTATTCTGATTTTTTATTGCACTTGTGATGCTGACTTTCTTGAAGGAAAATTCCAGGAATTTATCCTAACAGTGCAAAGCAGTATGTTTGTATTTATTAGCTAAGTATAGATGAATGAAATGTTGAATATTGGCAATTCTTTGAGGAACTACTTGTCACTCTTCCCTTGGTGAAAGTTTGGAATATCGTTAGGCTGACATTGGGCTGTAAGGAATCAATGCTCTATTTGTAGAATTCCCACTGGTATCGACAgtagttttgtgcaaaagtcatTAGTGGTTTGGCCTATTCATTCTTAACAAAGAACATATTGCTCATCAGGATTCAAATCCTTTCTTTGTCCAAGTACGTATACTCTGCTGTCTTCAAATGCATTTGAATTGTATCTCAGTTTTTTAACAAGAATTATGCCTGTGTAAAGCTTGCAGGAATGGGCTTTGAATGAATGAGAAAGTGTGGATGTACCACATGCTATCTTTGATCAGACCAGTGGCTCGTCTTCAGTAGTCCAATATCTCACTTCTGATTATGGCCAATGCCCCCAGCTTCAGAGGAAGGCAGTACTGTAACTTTAGGCAAATTTCTTGCTGAACATATCTGGTGGCATTTATGCCCCAGAGCCTAACCAAATCTCTCTTGTGGTCTTAATGTAGCTATTGTAACTTCAGATTATAGAGTCATTCATCTGAAAGTCTAACTTCCTTTTGAAACCAGActttattaataaaaacaaaattctaTTGCTAATTCTGTTTGTtgtaattaaacttttttttggtATGTTTTGGGTGAAGCCTGCATACACAGTATTTGGTTTACTCcaattttctgtatttttgttgTGTTTCAGACAGTCCACGTAAGAGACAACATGGGTCCAATGGGAGTATTGAGTGAAGAGAACCACACAAGTGAAGTAAAAATGGAGCTGTACACTAGGCTATACTTGCCAGGCCTCACCACACCACTCAGTGAACTAGCATCTGACCCCAAACCAGAACTGAAAGACAGTACCAACCTGGTGGAGGTGCAGATCATTCTCATCATTGCCTACTGTTTCATCATCCTGTTGGGTGTGGTGGGCAACTCCCTTGTGATCCACGTGGTCGTCAAGTTTAAGAGCATGCGCACCGTGACTAACTTTTTCATTGCCAACCTGGCTGTAGCTGATCTATTAGTGAACGCGCTGTGCCTACCCTTCACTTTAGTTTACACACTGTTGGGAGAATGGAAACTGGGCCCGGTGCTGTGCCACCTGGTGCCTTATGCCCAAGGCCTTGCAGTGCATGTGTCCACTGTCACCCTGACTGTGATCGCCTTGGACCGTCATCGCTGCATTGTCTACCACTTGGAGAGCAAAATCTCCAAGCGAATAAGCTTCCTGATCATTGGAGTGGCCTGGGCTATCAGTGCACTACTGGCTAGTCCCTTGGCCATCTTTCGGGAGTACTCTCTGATTGAGATCATTCCTGATTTCAAGATTGTGGTCTGTTCTGAGAAGTGGCCTGGCGAGGGGCAACTCAACTATGGCACCATCTACAGTGTCTCTATGCTCCTGATCCAATATGTTTtccctctagctatcatctcgtATGCCTACACCCGTATCTGGACCAAACTAAAGAACCATATCAGCCCCGGGGCTGGGAATGACAATTACCATCAGCGGCGGCGGAAGACCACCAAGATGCTGGTATGTGTAGTTGTGGTGTTTGCTGTAAGCTGGCTTCCTTTTCACACTTTCCAGCTTGTCAGTGACATTGACAGTAAGGTGTTAGATCTGAAGGAGTACAAGCTAATCTACACAGTGTTTCATGTCATTGCCATGTGCTCAACCTTTGCTAACCCCCTTCTCTATGGCTGGATGAACAGCAACTACAGGACAGCTTTCCTCGCAGCCTTCCAATGTGAGCAGCGGCTCGATTCCATTCACCCTGAGCTTTCGGGAGCATTTAAAGCCAAGAAGAACTTGGAAGCAAAAAAGAATCATTGCACTGGAGCCCCTACCAGCGTCTAAGTCAGTCGGCTATACAGGAAGGAAGGAACACACTCTGGCCAGAGAAAGATCCATTTTGACAGATGTACTTTTAATATCTAGGTTTTTAATCGTAAAAGATGAAAGAAAACCAGCATGTTAAAATATCGGCCCTATGATTCCATAGGGAGTTGATTACCATAGCCCATATATAATTACTGTCTGTATTGTGTTTGGAAAGaagtctgcaccccaacctttTGCTAAGGCAGCAGTAATGACAAAGGCAAGAAAAGAGTTTGCTGTTCTTGCCCTAAAAGGGATGAATACTTTTTCAAGAGCCAACTGGGAGttgacagtgtggacactataTGCTGCAAATAGAGAGTCCTTCAGCACTCAAAGCATGCTAAGAGTGAGGCTGGAGATCGGCATAGAAGCTCATacttctcttcccttctgcaaCTGCAGTACTAAATAAGGGTTTCCTTAAGGAGACTATACCTCACTATTTTTTGCCTAATTTAAtatgataaacttaaacaacaacaaatgttctggtagcactttatagaccagaccatttgttgttttttgtttattctgtacaaactaactcagctactccctgaagcttcatTTAATATGAATAGGGTTGCCACAGAATAATTCATAAAATCAAAATACTACTACTATAATAGAGCATTTAGATCAGGACAGTTAAAGTTTCTACCTAATTTGTAATTTGGTTTCTGCTAAAACAAATGGAGTAATACATAATTCCTTATGGCATAGCCACAGTTATGCTTGGGAGAAAAATACACATTTGGGGCTTGATTCTATATTCACAACATATTAGACCTTTCATTCTGCAGTCAAGCGAGCTAAATAGGCCAACACATTTAAAAGAGAATTTGGGGCAGATAAGGAATGCGGACTCAGGTCTTTTGTAAGCACTTCTTAAATGGAGGGAAATGCTAGTGCTTGAATTTCTAGGCActgctctgtatttaaagtaccattaactctatggctacgtctacattgcaggcttcttgcgtaagaatagctgttcttgcgcaaaaacttgcagagcgtctacactgcacgcatgttcttgcgcaagtaaacttaCAGTAATGTGTCGGAAAacaggacttcttgcacaagagttattcctctccccatgaggaataagccctcttgtgaaagagctcttctgcaagaaggcagtgtggacaggcaacaggggtttcttgcgcaagaaagccccatagctaaaatagccatcagagctttcttgcgcaagagagcgtccacattgccatgggcgctcttgcgcaaaagcacatggcagtgtggacgcactcttgcacaagaacttttgcataagaactcttgcgcaaaacagtgattgcacaagaagcctgtagtatagacgtagc
Above is a window of Pelodiscus sinensis isolate JC-2024 chromosome 5, ASM4963464v1, whole genome shotgun sequence DNA encoding:
- the NPY2R gene encoding neuropeptide Y receptor type 2, which produces MGPMGVLSEENHTSEVKMELYTRLYLPGLTTPLSELASDPKPELKDSTNLVEVQIILIIAYCFIILLGVVGNSLVIHVVVKFKSMRTVTNFFIANLAVADLLVNALCLPFTLVYTLLGEWKLGPVLCHLVPYAQGLAVHVSTVTLTVIALDRHRCIVYHLESKISKRISFLIIGVAWAISALLASPLAIFREYSLIEIIPDFKIVVCSEKWPGEGQLNYGTIYSVSMLLIQYVFPLAIISYAYTRIWTKLKNHISPGAGNDNYHQRRRKTTKMLVCVVVVFAVSWLPFHTFQLVSDIDSKVLDLKEYKLIYTVFHVIAMCSTFANPLLYGWMNSNYRTAFLAAFQCEQRLDSIHPELSGAFKAKKNLEAKKNHCTGAPTSV